A region of the Labeo rohita strain BAU-BD-2019 chromosome 5, IGBB_LRoh.1.0, whole genome shotgun sequence genome:
ttttaaataaaaaaataggagTGCAAGCGAGCTTAAgtaaacacatacacatgcaacacaaataaataaataaataaaggaagtatacacaaaaactaaataaaataaacagagcataaacaaaataaacataggcctactaatattcataaataataagaaGTGCTGgctattttgcttgtttttaaagattGACACTGGACACTGGATCTGGGTCTAATCATAGGCATCATTGCATGTATAAAACAAGTGCTACAACAATATATATTACGTATGTAGCAGTcaaaaccagtcaaaaaaaaatcttttcttcCAGCTCCGGAAATATATCGTTTGGATACCATTTCTACCACAGGCAGGCTTTATTTTAATCTCtctatcattctttcatttcaaataatttaaaaatagcattaatgTGTAACAAGACTTCATTTTGAGAGTCTATTCTGAGATGTGAATTCCAAAATCTAAACCGTAACAACAAAATCTGAACTGTAACAAGAAAGGGTTTTTTTGTTGTGACtgtttgtagggctgcacaatttggccTGTTAACATGCAGGAGGCCGAACTATAAATGTTTAGAAAGGTATaaagatttattataatattatgattaaaaatCTTTGACAAAATCTTATGCATTCactgagagagaggaaaaaaaactctacactggaggaaaaaaaacataagagaGAAGTGTTATCATTCCTGTTTTTACCGAAAATAAGATGTTGTCTGCATTAGTGAATGCACacatgtaatataatgtttcatTCTTCTTCTTTTAGTTTTATGCCGAATTTAACTATGACTTATCAGGTGCATATTGCCATAATGTTTCATTCATACATGAAatcgtctcaggttacgtatgtaaccttggttccctgagaagggaacgagacactgcatcctctagaggtcgctatgggggACGTCACCTGCATGACCCCATAGcaacctctagaggacgcagttcgagttcctcgaaagggaacgtctcaggttacgtatgtaaccttggttccctgagaagggaacgagacactgcgtggtcttgctacactaaccatagtttaaccatggtatttgtagaaactatggttatacaaatggtaatcaatgcaccaaaaaacatggttactacactgttactatagtaaaaccatggttaatttttgtaagggttaatatggttttcttgtatttaacccTCAGGTATTGCTTACTTATAATATGACCATACAGTTTACTACTGaactatttttcagttaaataaatgttctatattttagttcaaataatatttatttaatattttaaggagatcatttaTTACTAAACACTATTTGTCCAATAATTATGGTCCAATAatggtttaatatatatatatatatatgttacttatagtaaaataatgtagtatttaaggttaaatagagggttttaaattccaatgcaaAGAGGCATTAGGCAAATTAGTCATTTTGTGGTcggaaaaaatcattttcatttgtaatgccATGGTTTAACATCCAGTTACGCAGAATTTAAGttggtaaatatttagttgatgacttgtcaatacgatatactacaatacaatatataggatatgattttactgcacaattcaacatattaacatgaaatcataactgcaaatctgtgttttgctgcctggagaccatttgtttctttgaattgcagcgATTAATTTActtctcttttcagtagctttcagcagtctgtaaaaatatacctcaggtttcttgtcaaatgTCTTTGTACAGTTAATcgtaaagctttttatttttttttctctttttcccatttttcgacccctgccaaattattacccaTTCTCTTCGAAATCACTACCTGATTGCTTAATCCTAACCCCACCCAGAAAATGTGATTCGAATCTAATCACCTGTCGCCCATATCATTCCGCTCACCCGCATAAAGAAACCGGAACTACTTTCACATCTCTCAAATTCGTGCTCTTTTGTTTCATACAGAAGACAACTGGCACCATCTAGCATCTCATGTGTAGTGTAGTGTAGTGAATATAaccttaataaaattaatttaagagACAAATATAGGCCTAACTAGTGCGTACgtatgaattaatttatttacaaaaccaaatgttttggggggttttttgGTGGTAAGTTTAAAAACGTCTTGAAACATTcatctaacatttttaaaatgttactacaATTACATGTTAAtacagaaaacattcaaaagcaacATTCCCATAATGCTGATAGACGATAGAATGGGACATTCCCTTAACGTTCGCttaacaaagaaaaacactttcatAAAACATGTTCATAAATAATGGCACACTTAATTGGAATGTTAGCAGAGCGTACCTAGAACAGTTTTTGTTAACTGGGTAGAGTTACCTCATCGTAATGATGACTTATTATGATTTACAATAATAGTGATAAAGAATGAGTACCGTAGGTGTGTCCAAACTGCTGTCAAAATGTGTGCCAATTATAACCCAGgcgtgtgttttgtgtgtgaaaGATGAATGAGTGTGTGTGGGTGTATATTTAGCATGTATGTACTGAATGTACTTACTGCACACAGACCATGAGCAGAATGGCTAGGCAGCTGATGACTGACAGGACGACAGCCATAATGACAAGTGCGGTGTGTGTCGTTTCGGTGCTGCTTTCGTCCCGAGACGTCCCGAGAAGCTGGATCCCACAGCGTTCCCCATCATACCCTCTCTTACATCTGAAACAATCGAACTTTCATTACTTAAAGACAAAGTTAATGCAGCATTGACTGAATTTCATTTATTGTAAACTCTTTATGTGAATTCACTCAGTAAATTCTAATAAAGAGCAGGTGTGTGGGATGTTTCTGTGTGTATGCAGAGAAGATTAGAACCCTCTTTTCGCCATGGAATAagtaaaaaaggtaactgtgacttttaatatcataattctgagtttatatcttgtaactCTCAGAAAGtcatataaacttaaaattctcactttctttctcacaattccaagttcaaatctcacaattcccaatgtatattttgcatttctgatttttttcctcaaaggtctgtgtttatatatcacaatttcttttttttttttttttgttcccaccatgcaatgaaaattaaaaaaggtaatttagacactgcatctcacaattctaaatttatatcttgtaattctcagaaaaaaactcaggattgtgagatataaactcaaattaaagctgcaagcagcgatgaacgggccctcgcacccgggctcaccgccgaccggtggctttagggaaacagcgaacggtgggcactatgcttttaacATAGTAAATGTTATGACTAtaattgaatattgttatgtaaatgtgttcagaccaggactcttatcaaacctgttaagtttggggcagattggacattgtatgcctgagttactGTAGCTTCccgtttcattgcattaataacatgctttagcacttagctaagtgttgctaacatgttatagcatgtttctagcatgttgctaccctatttaacacttgttgatatttctaaaatgttgcgttcattacagagtgcaacatctcacttcctgttgccagcaggtggagctatgactataactgaatatgggcatgggcatgtgttcaggccaggactcttatcaaacatgttaagctTGGGGCATATTGgatattgtatgcctgagttacagtaacttcctgtttcattgtattattagcatgctttagcattttagctaagtgttgctagcatgctttactatgtttgtagcatgttgaatattaagtttgggtcagattggacgttgtatgcatgagttacagcaatttgtctttgtattaatatcatgctttagctcttagctaagtgttgctagcatgttttaacatgattctagcatgatcctagcctatttaaaacttgctaacgctttttaatatgttgctaggagtccgtaacaccgttaaacatgtcacttcctgttgtcaggaggtggcgctataactataactgaatatgggcatgtatatatcttcagaccaggactcttatcaaacatgtgaagtttggggcagattggacattgtttacatgaattacaacaacttcctgttttatgtctttaacaacatgctttagcattaagtaagtgttgctagcatgtttgagtgtgtttttaacTACTTTAGCACTCAATGGCTTTTTAGTGTGTTGataatagtgtatcacagtgttaaacatgtcacttcctgttgacagtaggtggcgctatgactataactgaatataggCACGTAGTGTTCAGGCTagaactcttatcaaacatattaagtttggggcagattggacattgcatgcctgagttacagtaacttcctgtttcattgcattaagagcatgctttagcatttaGCTAAGtgtcgctaacatgttttagcatgtttctagcatgttgctaccctatttaacacgtgttgatatttttaaaatgttgctaggcatccacaacagtattaaacatgtgacttcctgttgccagcaggtggcgctcagactataactgaatacgggcatgggcatgtgttcagtcCAGGACTCATATCAAACATGtcaagtttggggcagattggacattgtatgcccgAGTTaaagtaacttcctgttttatagtattattagcatgctttagcatattagctaagtgttgttagcatgctttactatgttcgtagcatgttgaatattaaatttgggtcagattggacattgtgtgcatgagttacagcaattttctttttctttgtattaatagcatgcattagctcttagctaagtgttgctagcatgttgctagcctatttaaaacttgctaatgctttttaatatgttgctaggagtccgtaacagtgttaaacatgtcacttcctgttgtcatcaggtggcgctatgactataactgaatatgggcactgacatgtgttcaggaccagactcttatcacacctgtgaagtttgaggcagatcggacattgtttgcctgagttacagccacttcctttttcatggcgacacgtcaaattttgtcaggccgccacggacacgcccctcgacgaaaactcaaaagcttcgcaatttaacatcgcaagggccttatgataacactcagcaaatttgaagatgatcggataaaaactgtaggaggagttcgttaaagtacgaggcctgaaaatggcaaaaactgcacaaaaaccGTACAGGAAATTCGATATaacggacttcctgttgggtttaggatgttgtaccaggagacttttttgtaggtattggtgtgcaacacctgtgtaccgagtttcgtacatgtacgtgaaacgcAGCTCGAGGCGTactccgttgaaattttataggtggcgctatcgagccattttgccacacccacttctgaaaaccatatcagatgtaaattttcaccaggactgatgcgtgtgcaaagtttcatgagttttcgagcatgtttaggccctcaaaaagactttttactttggagaagaagaagaagaagaagaagaagaagaagaagaataaacagagcaattccaatagggtcctcgcactgcagtgctcgggccctaaaaacatgatttttttctttagaagtGAGTTCACATCTTgtgatttctttcattttttttgctgaatttgtattttgtaatcctcagaaaaaagtctgaagtgtgagatataatctcaaaattctgacttcctttcacaatttcaagtttatatcttgcgtttctgacttttttctcagaggtCTGAcaacttcttctttttttctgtttctaccatgaaataaaaaataaaaatggtattttagattttagagttcatatctcacagttctcagaaaaaactcagaattgtgatatataaactcagaattctgactgactttctcacagttttgagtttacatctcacaattttaagtttacatcttacaatgaatttattttttgtttccaccatgtaataaaaagaaaaaaggccatttagactttatatttgagaattttcaaatataaaaagtcagaattgccagaaataaattctaaatttcGTTCTTGCAAttctacttttttgtttttgtcataaaataaaaaaataaaggtaattgcaaccTTTTgcctcaattctgactttttctcacagttgcaagtttatatttcacaattttgcatttatatcacacaattctgagtttatatctcatagttctggatttatatctcataactctgaaaaatgtctatattgtaagatataaattcagaactgcaaggaaaaaaagttgcatttacttttttatttggcagaaacaagctttcGTAGAGAAGTGTCACTCACACACAGACAGGCTCTCTCAGGCCGTGCAGGTACGTGCAGCGGCCGTGGATGCAGTAGTCCACGTGAGAGGTCAGGCAGGGGTCAGCGGTGGTGCTGTGGCTCCTGTGACCCAGCGTGTGATTTGGCTGAACAGGAgtgatatttttattcttttttcttcctttgTTCTTTTTGCGTCCAGCGCGCTTGTTATTCTGCTCGTCTCCTTTACTGGCCTGGGTTGCTGAAAGATATAAGATATATTAGAGAAACTTTGAAGTCTGTGAGAATACTTGCTTTCTATACTTTTAATtgtctttaaatgtaattaaattgttctttaaaatgaaatggttTTCTTCACTTGCTGTTTGCTCAGTCTCAcaacatttagttttattgcaagctattcattttatttagaacaATAAATGCACTAATAAACTACAGAAGTTCAGAATTTAATATATCAGGTTAACATTAGCTGCACTggaattatatgaatatttttattgccATTAATGTAGCATTTTGTAGGGATTTTCAGCTCCCATCATGCTTTGCTTGGTACTAAATATGGAGAGTGTGCAATCTATATTTGCCTGTTTAAAACTGTGTAAGTAAAATCTGAACCTTTGTAGTTCATTAATGATGCATTTAATGCCGTAATTAAAATGCCAAAAGGTGTTATTCCagtcagtaataataattagtttaatcTAAGAGCAGACGTCTATGGAAAATTGTCAAAAGTTTGTGTAAAGATTAAAGAATGACACATTCACACCTCCTTAATTGACTTGGAGTTCTGAAAGATTCGCACTTTGATGTGTTTGgtgtttctgatttttttttaactttaattaaatgctgtcataaatacagtaaaaccctCAGAAAGTGATGCAGTTCTCTTTCACCAAATATCccttcaatttatttaattaaaatgaacaattgCAGCACAATTCTTTAACATTCTGTaacaaactttgttttattgcatgcaaatcatgaaatttatattttgcttacctaatttaatttattattcactccttttttcttttgattttagaGTCATATATCCTgaaatattagttatttttgtgaaatagcTGTTATAATAAAActcatataaatttatatactttctataCTAATTGCTGAATCTTTGCAGTTCATAAGCGATAAATTTATTGTCCTAATTAAAATCCTATAATggtcagtaataataattagctTAATCTAAGACCAGACATCTATGGAAAATTGTCAAAAGTTTGTGTAAAGATTACAGAATGACTTGGAGCTCTGAAAGATTTGCACTTTGATGTGTTTCacgtttatgattttttaaaactttaattaaatgctgtcataaatacagtaaaaccttCAGAAAGTGATGCAGGAAAGGTCTTTTTCACCACATATCTCTACACTTGCTGCTTGCTcagattatttaattaaaatgaactacCTGTAATGCAAGACAATTCTTAAACATTTTATCACAAACTTGTGTTTTGCTGCATGCaaattatgtacatttaaacGTATAGTTTACTTATTAATCAATCAGTCGATCCTGTTTTGTCTTTTGACTTTAGAGTGAAATATCCTGaaacatttgttctttttgtgaAATTGCTATTATAATGAAACTGTGTTAAATTTATATACTAATTTCTTAATCTTTGCAGTtcataaatgattaatttattgttcTAATTAAAATGCTATTATGGTCAGTAATTATAATTAGCTTAATCTAAGAGCAGACGTCTATGGAAAATTGTCAAAAGTTTGTGTAAAGACTAAAGAATGACTTGGAGCTCTGAAAGATTTGCACTTTGATGTGTTTGacgtttatgattttttaaaactttaattaaatgctgtcataaatacagtaaaaccttCAGAAAGTGATGAAGGAAAGGTCTTTTTCACCAAATATCTCTACACTTGCTGCTTGCTcagattatttaattaaaatgaactacCTG
Encoded here:
- the areg gene encoding proheparin-binding EGF-like growth factor; amino-acid sequence: MNLQRLSSLLLCVVCTAVFTITTAAAHTSALDHVTVMSSSGEGLQSAVGEDLESDDDQDPSGMFIDQTVFKATQASKGDEQNNKRAGRKKNKGRKKNKNITPVQPNHTLGHRSHSTTADPCLTSHVDYCIHGRCTYLHGLREPVCVCKRGYDGERCGIQLLGTSRDESSTETTHTALVIMAVVLSVISCLAILLMVCVHYRTHHRFQAAFLSSNNEREKLEKKNIMV